In the genome of Loxodonta africana isolate mLoxAfr1 chromosome 16, mLoxAfr1.hap2, whole genome shotgun sequence, one region contains:
- the ZWINT gene encoding ZW10 interactor, whose product MEAPATEAEAAALKVLAELNAILEPVGLQEEAELPSEILAEFVMDSRKKDKLLCNQLQVLDFLQGFLVHEDTAQGLDPLASEDMSRQKAIEAKEHWKELKATYQEHVEAITSALTQALPQMEEAQRKRAQLQEALGQLQTKKQVAMEKLREAQKQWQLQQEKRLQHLAEVRDRQRGTQQEVEQLRQELRSLKYQAEQEQDKLQRHQAFLQLLYTLQNKMQLPEAEVELQPLQKLPFHLDLPEDKPQQPSRPQEQKTGDNM is encoded by the exons ATGGAGGCGCCTGCGACTGAAGCGGAGGCAGCGGCCCTAAA GGTCTTGGCTGAGCTGAACGCCATCCTGGAACCTGTAGGCTTGCAGGAGGAGGCAGAGCTGCCCTCAGAGATCCTGGCTGAGTTTGTGATG GACTCACGGAAGAAGGATAAGCTGCTGTGTAACCAGCTACAGGTATTGGACTTCCTGCAGGGCTTCCTAGTGCACGAGGACACTGCCCAGGGTCTGGACCCCTTGGCTTCTGAAGACATGAGCC GGCAAAAGGCGATTGAAGCCAAGGAGCACTGGAAAGAGCTGAAGGCTACCTATCAAGAGCATGTGGAGGCTATCACAAGTGCCCTGACGCAGGCCCTGCCTCAGATGGAGGAGGCCCAAAGGAAGCGGGCACAGCTCCAGGAGGCCCTTGGGCAGCTCCAGACCAAG AAGCAAGTGGCCATGGAGAAACTCAGAGAAGCCCAGAAGCAGTGGCAGCTGCAACAG GAGAAGCGTCTGCAGCATCTGGCAGAAGTAAGGGATCGTCAGAGAGGAACTCAGCAGGAGGTCGAGCAGCTGCGTCAGGAACTCAGAAGCCTGAAGTATCAGGCAGAGCAGGAGCAGGACAAGCTGCAGAG acaccaggccttcctccagcTGTTATACACCCTGCAGAATAAAATGCAGTTGCCTGAGGCAGAGGTAGAGCTGCAGCCATTGCAGAAGCTGCCCTTCCACCTGGATCTCCCTGAAGATAAGCCCCAACAACCATCTAGGCCCCAGGAGCAGAAAACCGGGGACAACATGTGA